One window of the Limisphaera ngatamarikiensis genome contains the following:
- a CDS encoding ABC transporter permease yields MKESWNNIWAITKRELSGYFASPVAYVYIVIFLLLSGFFTFMVGGFFERGEASLAAFFLWHPWFYLFLVPAVGMRLWAEERRVGTLELLLTLPITAWQAIVGKFLASWLFLGLALALTFPLWITVNYLGEPDNGVILAAYCGSFLMAGSYLAITCMTSALTRNQVISFILSVVICLFLILAGFPPVTNLVAQWSAPLVELVASFSFITHFDAFQKGVLDTRDILYFLSVTVFALFTTSVILRSLRAG; encoded by the coding sequence ATCACCAAGCGTGAGTTGTCGGGGTACTTTGCCTCGCCGGTGGCCTACGTTTACATCGTGATTTTTCTGCTGTTGAGCGGGTTTTTCACCTTCATGGTGGGAGGGTTTTTCGAGCGCGGCGAGGCATCGTTGGCCGCGTTTTTCCTGTGGCATCCGTGGTTTTATCTGTTCCTGGTGCCGGCGGTGGGGATGCGGCTGTGGGCGGAGGAGCGGCGGGTGGGCACGCTGGAGCTGCTGTTGACGCTGCCCATCACGGCCTGGCAGGCCATTGTGGGGAAGTTTCTGGCCTCGTGGTTGTTTTTGGGGCTGGCCCTTGCCCTGACCTTTCCGCTGTGGATCACGGTGAATTATCTGGGCGAGCCGGACAACGGGGTGATCCTGGCGGCGTATTGCGGCAGTTTTCTGATGGCCGGTTCCTATCTGGCGATCACGTGCATGACTTCGGCGCTCACGCGCAATCAGGTGATCAGTTTCATCCTGTCGGTGGTGATCTGTTTGTTTCTGATTCTGGCCGGGTTTCCTCCGGTGACGAATTTGGTGGCGCAGTGGTCGGCGCCGCTGGTGGAGCTGGTGGCGTCGTTCAGTTTCATCACGCATTTTGATGCCTTCCAGAAGGGCGTGCTGGATACGCGGGATATCCTGTATTTCCTGTCGGTGACGGTGTTTGCGTTGTTTACGACCAGTGTGATTCTGCGCAGTTTGCGCGCCGGTTGA